One window from the genome of Fulvivirga lutea encodes:
- a CDS encoding LacI family DNA-binding transcriptional regulator, with amino-acid sequence MATTIKDIAKALGISVSTVSRALNDSPQINDETIKAVKAVAKKFNYRRNNVAAGLRINKTFCLGVVVPNIGIYFYSRVISGMQKAASEAGYQLLICQTDEEEANEIKYLESLSNGRVDGILMAISKGTNKLNHVKQVMEEMPVVLFDRTDSSIDTTQVEADDFNGAFLATKHLIDGGARNIAHLAGPKNMQNSKNRLNGYKEALRQNDISVKQNLIENCDFDRHNVEGALKKILKSNPDLDGVFAVNDDLGVQAILVLKKMGYKIPEQISVIGFGNYPVSKIVEPRLTTVSHHLFEIGEKSVEYLLKMIKNKDAKISHEPLVSELILRESTKH; translated from the coding sequence ATGGCTACCACAATAAAAGACATAGCAAAAGCATTAGGAATATCAGTTTCTACTGTTTCCAGAGCTCTCAATGATAGTCCTCAAATTAATGATGAGACTATTAAGGCCGTAAAAGCCGTTGCTAAAAAATTTAATTATCGGAGGAACAATGTAGCAGCAGGTTTAAGAATTAATAAAACCTTTTGCCTTGGCGTGGTGGTGCCTAATATTGGTATTTATTTCTATTCAAGAGTAATAAGCGGTATGCAAAAAGCCGCTTCAGAGGCAGGTTACCAGCTTTTAATTTGTCAAACTGACGAGGAGGAAGCAAATGAGATTAAATACCTGGAGTCATTATCCAATGGTAGGGTTGATGGGATTTTGATGGCCATTTCTAAGGGTACAAATAAGCTAAATCACGTAAAGCAGGTAATGGAGGAAATGCCTGTTGTTTTATTTGATAGAACCGACTCTTCTATTGATACGACCCAAGTGGAAGCGGACGATTTTAATGGCGCTTTTTTGGCCACTAAACATTTAATTGATGGTGGGGCAAGAAATATTGCACATTTAGCTGGGCCAAAGAACATGCAAAATTCTAAGAATAGGCTCAACGGATATAAGGAGGCTCTGAGGCAAAATGATATTTCAGTTAAGCAAAACCTGATAGAAAACTGTGATTTTGATAGGCACAATGTAGAGGGAGCATTGAAAAAAATCCTAAAATCAAATCCTGATCTCGATGGGGTTTTTGCTGTAAATGACGATTTGGGAGTTCAGGCGATTTTGGTGTTGAAGAAAATGGGCTATAAAATCCCTGAACAGATATCAGTGATTGGGTTTGGTAACTATCCGGTTTCCAAAATTGTTGAGCCTCGGTTAACTACTGTGAGCCATCACCTTTTTGAAATTGGAGAAAAATCGGTTGAGTACTTACTTAAAATGATCAAAAATAAAGATGCTAAGATTTCTCACGAGCCTTTGGTATCCGAATTGATTCTTAGGGAGTCGACTAAACATTAG
- a CDS encoding valine--tRNA ligase — MSLSTKYDPSSVEDKWYKHWMDKGFFHSEPNPDKEPYSIVIPPPNVTGVLHMGHMLNNTIQDVLIRKARMEGKEACWVPGTDHASIATEAKVVRMLREKGIKKSDLTRDEFLEHAWEWKEKYGGIILEQLKKLGASCDWERTSFTMDDHYYKAVVRVFVDLYNKGYLYRGLRMVNWDVEAQTTVSNEEVLYREGGEKSKLYKVKYQIKDSDEFVVIATQRPETIMGDTGIAVNPTDDRFKHLIGKKALVPFINREIPIIGDEYVELDFGTGCLKVTPAHDPNDYEIGQRHNLEVIDTINLDGTLNEKCEVPAYVGRDRFEIRKQIIKDLDEAGLLMGDEDFVTRIGRSERTDSVIEPKLSLQWFINMKEISKKAHAAVMDDDVVLHPAKFKNTYHHWMENVKDWCVSRQLWWGQRIPAYYYGEGENDFVVAETIEEALVIAQEKSGKKDLTINDLKQDEDVLDTWASSWLFPLEVFKGFDDQYFKDGKIIEGSNKELDYYYPTSTLVTAPEILFFWVARMIIAGYEYTGKKPFKDVYLTGIVRDKQRRKMSKSLGNSPDPLDLIAQYGADAVRTGMLFSSPAGNDLLYDEKLIEQGRNFGNKIWNAFRLVQGWEVDNKVSGDSNKAAIVWFEAKFNQTLEEVEDHFKKFRISDALMATYKLIWNDFCSWYLEMIKPDYQKPIDAATKEATITFFEKILRLLHPFMPFITEELYHELGERNEDDCMIVAAWPKVESYNANILKEAELAFDIIGNVRNTRNAKQIAPKELLNLKVKTSDFAKFNSFAGVIKKLSNLDVFEVTEDKVENSSSFVIKGDEFFIPLAGTVDMDAEREEMQKELEYTKGFLKSVEKKLSNERFVQNAPEQVVAMEKKKMEDAQAKIKAIEESLASMA; from the coding sequence ATGTCATTATCAACAAAATACGACCCGTCATCGGTAGAAGATAAATGGTACAAGCATTGGATGGATAAAGGTTTCTTTCACTCAGAACCTAACCCTGATAAAGAGCCGTATTCAATCGTCATTCCGCCACCAAACGTGACTGGCGTGTTGCATATGGGGCATATGCTTAACAATACCATTCAGGATGTTTTGATCCGCAAAGCCCGAATGGAAGGTAAAGAAGCGTGTTGGGTGCCTGGCACGGACCATGCCTCTATTGCTACAGAGGCTAAAGTTGTTAGAATGCTTCGTGAGAAGGGTATTAAGAAAAGCGACCTTACGCGAGACGAATTTCTTGAACACGCCTGGGAATGGAAAGAAAAGTACGGTGGAATTATACTTGAACAGCTAAAAAAATTAGGTGCTTCGTGCGATTGGGAAAGAACATCTTTTACCATGGACGACCATTATTATAAAGCAGTTGTTCGTGTATTTGTTGATCTATATAACAAAGGATATTTGTATCGTGGTTTACGAATGGTTAACTGGGATGTGGAAGCTCAGACAACTGTTTCTAATGAAGAAGTATTATATCGTGAGGGTGGTGAAAAATCGAAACTTTATAAAGTAAAATATCAGATTAAGGACTCAGACGAGTTTGTGGTTATAGCTACTCAGCGTCCTGAAACCATAATGGGTGATACAGGAATTGCTGTTAATCCAACAGACGATCGATTTAAGCATCTAATTGGTAAAAAAGCGCTTGTTCCATTCATCAATAGAGAAATTCCAATAATTGGTGATGAGTATGTAGAGCTTGATTTCGGAACCGGTTGTTTGAAAGTTACACCTGCGCATGATCCTAATGATTATGAGATTGGTCAAAGGCATAATCTAGAAGTTATTGATACAATCAACTTAGATGGTACTTTAAATGAGAAGTGTGAGGTGCCAGCCTATGTTGGAAGAGATAGATTTGAAATACGAAAGCAAATCATTAAAGATTTGGATGAAGCAGGTCTTTTAATGGGTGATGAAGATTTTGTTACTCGTATTGGTAGGTCTGAAAGAACAGATAGCGTTATTGAGCCTAAGCTTTCTTTGCAGTGGTTCATCAATATGAAAGAAATCTCTAAAAAGGCACATGCCGCAGTAATGGATGATGATGTTGTGCTGCATCCTGCAAAATTCAAGAACACCTATCACCATTGGATGGAAAACGTAAAAGACTGGTGCGTTTCTCGCCAGTTATGGTGGGGACAGCGCATACCTGCTTATTATTATGGAGAAGGTGAAAATGATTTCGTTGTTGCTGAAACTATTGAAGAGGCGCTTGTGATTGCACAAGAAAAATCTGGAAAGAAAGATCTAACAATAAATGACTTAAAGCAAGATGAGGATGTACTAGACACATGGGCATCGAGCTGGCTATTTCCTCTAGAAGTGTTTAAAGGATTTGACGATCAATACTTTAAGGATGGAAAAATAATTGAAGGTTCTAATAAAGAATTAGATTATTATTACCCAACCTCTACACTGGTAACAGCACCGGAAATATTGTTCTTTTGGGTGGCGAGAATGATCATAGCGGGTTACGAGTATACCGGCAAGAAACCTTTTAAAGATGTTTATCTCACGGGTATCGTTCGCGATAAGCAACGAAGAAAAATGTCCAAATCTTTGGGTAACTCACCTGATCCTCTGGATTTAATTGCTCAATATGGTGCTGATGCTGTAAGAACGGGGATGTTATTCAGCTCGCCTGCAGGTAATGATCTTCTTTACGATGAAAAGCTAATAGAGCAAGGCAGAAATTTCGGGAATAAAATATGGAATGCTTTCAGGCTAGTTCAAGGCTGGGAAGTTGATAATAAAGTATCAGGAGATAGTAATAAAGCAGCCATCGTTTGGTTTGAGGCTAAATTCAACCAAACCTTAGAAGAAGTAGAAGATCATTTTAAAAAATTCCGGATCAGCGATGCTTTAATGGCAACTTACAAGTTGATATGGAATGACTTCTGTTCGTGGTATTTGGAGATGATAAAACCAGATTATCAAAAGCCTATTGATGCTGCCACTAAAGAAGCCACAATCACATTTTTTGAAAAAATATTGCGATTGCTTCATCCATTTATGCCATTTATCACCGAAGAACTATATCATGAATTAGGTGAAAGAAATGAAGATGATTGTATGATTGTTGCAGCTTGGCCAAAAGTTGAATCCTATAATGCCAACATTTTGAAAGAAGCTGAACTGGCTTTTGATATCATCGGAAATGTTCGAAATACAAGAAATGCTAAGCAGATTGCACCTAAGGAGCTCCTTAACCTGAAAGTAAAGACTTCTGACTTTGCTAAGTTTAATTCTTTTGCTGGTGTAATTAAAAAGCTCAGTAATCTTGATGTTTTTGAAGTAACAGAAGATAAAGTTGAGAACAGTTCAAGTTTTGTAATTAAAGGTGACGAGTTCTTTATTCCGCTTGCAGGTACAGTTGATATGGATGCAGAGCGAGAAGAAATGCAAAAAGAACTCGAATACACTAAAGGCTTTTTAAAGAGTGTCGAGAAAAAATTGAGTAACGAACGATTTGTACAAAATGCTCCCGAGCAAGTAGTTGCTATGGAGAAGAAGAAAATGGAAGACGCTCAGGCTAAGATTAAAGCTATAGAAGAGAGTTTAGCAAGTATGGCTTAA
- the fahA gene encoding fumarylacetoacetase has product MINANDPSLKSWVEVPEKSDFPIQNLPFGIFKTEYLTPGAGVAIGNYIVDLTYLHENGFFDGLGLSSGVFNQQYLNDFIGLGKEVTGAVRNRIAELLEENNAELRDNKPARELALIDKSEAEMLMPIKVQNYTDFYSSVEHATNVGTMFRDPDNALLPNWKHIPVGYHGRASSIVPSGVNIHRPKGQTKAPDAELPSFGPSKRLDFELETAFITCKENGLGNAVSTEQAEEYIFGFVLFNDWSARDIQVWEYVPLGPFLAKNFASSISPWIVTMDALEPFRVPTPKQEPAVLPYLEYKGDKNFNINLEVYLQPEGGEENLICKSNFKYMYWNVNQQLAHHTVNGCNIQVGDMYASGTISGPTEDSYGSMLELAWKGTKPIKLSDGSERKFIEDGDTVIMRGHAEKDGVRIGFGEVASKVLPAK; this is encoded by the coding sequence ATGATAAACGCAAATGATCCTTCTTTGAAGTCGTGGGTAGAAGTACCCGAAAAGTCTGATTTTCCAATTCAAAACTTGCCATTCGGAATCTTTAAAACGGAGTATCTAACTCCTGGTGCCGGTGTAGCAATAGGAAACTACATTGTAGATCTCACTTACTTGCATGAGAATGGTTTTTTTGATGGTTTAGGACTGTCTTCGGGGGTATTCAATCAGCAATATCTAAATGATTTTATTGGACTTGGAAAAGAAGTTACAGGTGCTGTTAGAAACAGGATTGCAGAATTGTTAGAGGAAAATAATGCTGAATTACGCGATAACAAACCAGCACGAGAGTTGGCTTTAATTGATAAAAGTGAAGCTGAAATGCTTATGCCGATTAAGGTTCAGAATTATACTGACTTTTATTCAAGTGTTGAGCATGCGACCAATGTTGGAACGATGTTTAGAGACCCGGATAATGCGTTACTTCCAAATTGGAAACATATACCTGTGGGTTACCATGGCAGAGCTTCATCTATCGTGCCTTCAGGAGTAAATATTCATCGCCCTAAGGGTCAAACCAAAGCTCCTGATGCAGAACTTCCATCTTTTGGCCCATCTAAAAGGTTAGATTTTGAATTGGAAACGGCATTTATTACTTGTAAAGAAAATGGGTTAGGAAATGCAGTTTCAACTGAGCAGGCAGAGGAATACATTTTTGGTTTTGTTCTATTTAATGATTGGTCAGCCAGAGATATACAGGTTTGGGAGTATGTGCCATTAGGGCCCTTTCTTGCGAAGAATTTTGCTTCATCCATTTCTCCATGGATTGTTACTATGGATGCCTTGGAGCCATTCAGGGTACCTACTCCAAAACAAGAACCTGCTGTTTTACCCTATTTAGAATATAAAGGTGATAAAAACTTCAATATCAATTTAGAGGTTTACCTACAGCCAGAAGGTGGTGAAGAAAACCTGATTTGTAAAAGTAATTTCAAGTACATGTACTGGAATGTAAATCAGCAGTTAGCTCACCACACTGTGAATGGCTGTAACATTCAGGTGGGTGATATGTATGCGTCTGGGACTATATCCGGGCCTACGGAAGATTCTTATGGCTCAATGTTAGAACTGGCCTGGAAAGGCACTAAGCCAATTAAACTTAGTGATGGTTCTGAGCGAAAGTTTATCGAAGATGGCGACACAGTGATTATGCGCGGCCATGCAGAAAAAGATGGCGTTAGAATAGGGTTTGGTGAAGTGGCCAGTAAAGTTTTACCCGCAAAATAA
- a CDS encoding flavin reductase family protein: MLRVDPKAIAVPKMHQYLLGAVAPRPIAFASTIDKEGNVNLSPFSFFNCFGANPPILVFSPARRGRDNTTKHTYENVLEVDEVVINIVNYAMVEQMSLSSTEYPKGTNEFEKAGFTEEKSEMVKPPRVKEAPVSFECKVIEVKPLGDQGGAGNLVICEVLLAHINEDILDENGSIDPFKLDAVARMGGNWYARANGDSLFEIAKPLTTLGVGVDAIPSKIRNSTILTGNDLGKLGNVEELPTKEEIEEFTADLKIKDELEAHKIAKNYLLEGEVMNAWKVLLMSAQQ, from the coding sequence ATGTTACGTGTTGATCCCAAAGCAATTGCAGTTCCGAAAATGCACCAATACCTGCTGGGAGCAGTAGCGCCACGGCCTATCGCATTTGCCAGTACCATTGATAAAGAGGGGAATGTTAACCTAAGTCCTTTTAGTTTTTTCAATTGTTTCGGAGCTAATCCGCCAATACTAGTTTTTTCTCCTGCCAGAAGGGGCCGAGATAATACCACCAAGCATACCTATGAAAATGTACTGGAAGTAGATGAGGTTGTGATCAATATTGTGAACTATGCAATGGTGGAGCAGATGTCACTTTCAAGTACGGAATATCCAAAAGGCACAAATGAATTCGAGAAGGCTGGGTTTACAGAAGAAAAATCCGAGATGGTTAAACCGCCACGAGTAAAGGAAGCACCTGTAAGTTTTGAGTGTAAGGTGATTGAAGTTAAACCATTAGGAGATCAGGGGGGAGCAGGTAACTTAGTTATTTGTGAAGTTCTTTTGGCACATATAAACGAAGATATTTTGGATGAAAATGGCTCTATTGATCCATTTAAGTTGGATGCTGTAGCTCGAATGGGCGGCAATTGGTATGCGCGTGCCAATGGCGATTCACTGTTTGAAATCGCAAAACCATTGACCACGCTTGGAGTTGGGGTTGATGCTATTCCATCTAAAATTAGAAACAGCACTATTCTTACGGGCAATGATTTGGGTAAATTAGGTAATGTTGAAGAATTGCCTACTAAAGAAGAGATTGAAGAGTTTACAGCCGATCTTAAGATAAAAGATGAATTAGAGGCGCATAAAATTGCTAAGAATTATCTGCTGGAAGGTGAAGTAATGAATGCCTGGAAGGTACTACTAATGAGTGCACAGCAATGA
- a CDS encoding BamA/TamA family outer membrane protein, producing the protein MRIIVLSLAFCLASSFNALAQDSDSLSAEKKLRIIPLPAIFYTPETRLGYGALTTGIFNLGDKENTRASNVQVLGAYTLNDQIIFETRHNIFTKNEEWVFNGALNYYDFPIFYYGIGNDTNEDFEEDLQYQVFEFRERVLKKVRNHLFAGLQIRYTDLYDLTFEPEFLLADKPILESQTGKNAAVGFSVVYDNRDNVLNASEGMFLNVASFHHQKAFGSDFTYNRYTVDLRKFWGISDKSVLATQFFGEFNSSNVPFREMALMGGDMIMRGYYNGRYRDNQQMALQGEYRYQVLPRLGFTVFSSVGDVANEFSKFDIGDFKWAAGGGIRFMVNKSDRANIRFDYGIGDGVSGFYFAFAEAF; encoded by the coding sequence ATGAGAATAATAGTTTTAAGCTTAGCTTTTTGCTTAGCTTCTTCATTTAATGCTTTGGCTCAGGATAGTGATTCTCTTAGCGCTGAAAAGAAACTGAGAATAATTCCATTGCCTGCTATTTTTTATACACCAGAAACACGCCTTGGTTACGGTGCGCTCACAACGGGAATTTTCAATTTAGGTGATAAAGAAAATACCAGGGCATCGAATGTGCAGGTGCTTGGTGCGTACACTTTAAATGATCAAATAATTTTCGAAACCAGGCATAATATCTTCACAAAAAATGAAGAATGGGTTTTTAATGGTGCATTGAATTATTATGACTTCCCCATTTTCTACTATGGTATTGGCAATGATACTAATGAAGATTTTGAGGAGGATTTGCAATACCAGGTGTTTGAATTCAGAGAGCGGGTTTTAAAAAAGGTTCGTAATCATTTGTTTGCCGGGCTTCAGATAAGGTATACCGACTTATATGATTTAACTTTTGAACCTGAGTTTTTATTGGCTGACAAACCCATTCTTGAATCTCAAACAGGTAAAAATGCAGCGGTAGGTTTTTCTGTAGTTTATGATAACAGAGATAATGTGTTAAATGCATCAGAAGGAATGTTTCTAAATGTGGCCTCATTCCATCATCAAAAGGCATTTGGTAGTGACTTTACTTATAACAGATATACGGTAGACTTAAGAAAATTCTGGGGCATTTCTGATAAATCAGTATTAGCCACTCAGTTTTTCGGGGAGTTTAATAGCTCTAACGTACCATTTAGGGAAATGGCGTTAATGGGTGGAGATATGATTATGAGGGGATATTACAACGGCCGTTATAGAGATAACCAGCAAATGGCCTTGCAAGGCGAGTACAGATATCAGGTTTTACCGAGGTTAGGGTTTACTGTTTTCTCATCAGTAGGTGATGTAGCCAATGAGTTTTCTAAATTCGATATAGGCGATTTTAAATGGGCTGCCGGAGGAGGGATTCGATTTATGGTGAATAAATCAGACAGAGCAAATATCCGATTCGATTATGGTATTGGGGATGGTGTGAGTGGATTTTATTTCGCATTTGCCGAAGCATTTTAA
- a CDS encoding DUF2911 domain-containing protein: MKSLKTYLLSAIVLMAFVTVSCAQKKASPSATAEGTIDGVAVTIEYHQPSAKGRKIMNGLVPYGKVWRTGANDATTIEFSEDVKIEGQTLAKGKYALFTIPNENEWTVIFNKTHKQWGAYNYVESDDALRVKVKPSKTDMVETFIINVVEDGVTIAWEKTLVKFSVSK; the protein is encoded by the coding sequence ATGAAATCATTGAAGACATATTTATTATCAGCGATCGTATTGATGGCATTCGTAACTGTAAGTTGTGCACAAAAAAAAGCTAGTCCATCTGCTACAGCAGAAGGTACTATTGATGGGGTAGCAGTAACTATTGAATATCACCAACCATCTGCTAAAGGGCGGAAAATAATGAATGGACTAGTTCCCTATGGCAAAGTATGGCGAACTGGAGCAAATGATGCTACAACAATAGAATTTAGTGAAGATGTTAAAATAGAAGGACAAACATTAGCAAAAGGTAAGTATGCATTATTTACTATTCCTAATGAAAATGAGTGGACTGTTATTTTTAACAAAACGCATAAACAATGGGGCGCTTATAATTATGTAGAGTCTGATGATGCGTTAAGAGTTAAAGTGAAGCCAAGTAAAACAGACATGGTGGAAACTTTTATCATTAATGTTGTAGAAGATGGTGTAACGATTGCCTGGGAAAAAACTTTGGTAAAATTTAGCGTTTCTAAATAG
- a CDS encoding ATP-dependent zinc protease family protein, with translation MKKEIIGRNEIVDLPEMELFQLRAKVDTGAYTSAIHYHHAEVIKKDGEDVLHFTLLDPSHEEYNDKSFYFKQFKTKKIKNSFGQSEERYIIQATIRIFDKDIQTEFSLSDRGNLKFPLLLGRKLLNKHFIVDTSKKNLSLKSNKK, from the coding sequence TTGAAAAAAGAAATTATCGGAAGAAACGAAATAGTAGACTTGCCTGAGATGGAATTATTTCAACTTAGGGCAAAAGTAGATACAGGTGCATATACGTCAGCCATTCATTATCACCATGCAGAAGTAATTAAGAAAGATGGTGAAGATGTACTGCATTTTACTTTGTTAGATCCATCGCATGAAGAGTATAACGATAAAAGCTTCTACTTTAAACAATTCAAAACTAAAAAGATCAAGAACTCATTCGGCCAGAGTGAGGAGCGTTATATCATTCAGGCTACCATAAGAATATTTGATAAAGACATTCAAACAGAATTTTCACTTAGTGATCGTGGAAATTTAAAATTCCCATTATTGCTTGGTCGTAAGCTTTTAAATAAGCATTTTATAGTAGACACATCAAAAAAGAATTTATCATTAAAATCCAACAAAAAATGA
- the rimK gene encoding 30S ribosomal protein S6--L-glutamate ligase, with protein sequence MKVAVLSRNANLYSTRRLVEACEERGHEAVVVDHLRCTIVMEKNKPSIIYHGHTLDDIDAIIPRIGASVTFYGSAVVRQFEMMKVFTAVESQALIRSRDKLRSLQILSRAGLGLPKTVFTNYSRDTDSILNAVGGAPVIIKLLEGTQGLGVVLADNRKSAASVIEAFHGLKARVIVQEFVKEAGGADIRAFVVDGKVVGAMKRQAKEGEFRSNLHRGGTSAIIKLSRSEKAAAINAAKKMGLGVAGVDMLQSKRGPLILEVNSSPGLEGIEKATNIDIAGKIVEFLEHNVAKPKKRIQKDKINA encoded by the coding sequence ATGAAAGTAGCAGTACTTTCCCGAAACGCGAATTTATATTCCACAAGAAGATTAGTAGAAGCTTGCGAAGAGCGGGGCCATGAGGCAGTAGTTGTAGATCATCTTCGATGTACGATTGTCATGGAAAAGAACAAACCCAGTATTATCTATCATGGTCATACGTTGGATGATATTGATGCTATAATTCCCAGAATAGGTGCATCCGTAACGTTTTATGGCTCTGCTGTTGTGCGCCAGTTTGAAATGATGAAGGTTTTTACGGCTGTAGAATCGCAGGCACTCATTAGATCTCGCGATAAACTGAGAAGTCTTCAAATACTTTCCAGGGCTGGTTTAGGATTACCTAAAACGGTTTTCACGAACTATTCACGAGACACAGATTCGATTTTAAATGCTGTGGGCGGAGCTCCGGTAATCATTAAACTATTGGAAGGCACGCAAGGCCTTGGTGTAGTATTGGCTGATAATCGAAAATCGGCAGCCTCAGTTATAGAGGCTTTTCATGGTTTAAAAGCACGTGTAATAGTTCAGGAATTTGTTAAAGAAGCAGGCGGTGCAGATATCAGAGCATTTGTAGTTGATGGAAAGGTAGTAGGAGCCATGAAGCGACAAGCGAAAGAAGGTGAATTTCGCTCTAACTTGCACAGAGGAGGTACATCTGCTATTATTAAACTTTCTCGTTCAGAAAAAGCTGCTGCAATCAATGCCGCAAAGAAAATGGGACTAGGAGTTGCTGGTGTGGATATGCTTCAATCAAAAAGAGGGCCTTTGATTTTGGAAGTAAATTCTTCTCCAGGACTAGAGGGTATTGAAAAAGCTACGAATATTGATATAGCTGGTAAGATTGTTGAATTTCTGGAGCATAATGTCGCCAAACCTAAAAAGAGGATTCAAAAGGATAAAATTAACGCCTGA
- a CDS encoding succinylglutamate desuccinylase/aspartoacylase family protein, whose amino-acid sequence MKQMVIDGHKIEPGQNLQINALIARLPTRTPINIPVFVSRAKLDGPTLLIMAGVHGDETNGVEILRRLIASKSYIPKKGSVIAIPVFNVYGFINHERGLPDGKDLNRSFPGSKTGSLASRVANFFTSEILPQIDYGLDFHTGGASHNNYPQLRSALELPQEMELAQAFAPPLIIKSPFRDKSLRKTAAKSGVPVLVFEGGETLRMRKQAIDAGVEGALRVMKYLGMRDDAPEPDKETIYIKESTWVRAKYAGLHHSYVRNGSKVEKNQLLGVITDPYGQFEKKIKSPMDGVVIGINNYPVVNMGDALMHIGMK is encoded by the coding sequence ATGAAGCAAATGGTGATTGACGGGCATAAGATAGAACCCGGACAGAATTTACAGATTAATGCATTAATTGCCAGATTGCCGACCAGAACACCTATCAACATTCCGGTTTTTGTATCCAGAGCTAAATTGGATGGACCTACCTTGTTGATCATGGCAGGAGTACATGGTGATGAGACGAACGGTGTAGAAATATTAAGAAGGCTAATTGCCTCTAAATCGTACATACCAAAAAAAGGATCGGTGATAGCCATTCCAGTCTTTAATGTTTATGGCTTTATTAATCATGAACGCGGGTTGCCTGACGGTAAGGATTTAAACAGGTCTTTCCCAGGATCAAAAACTGGTTCATTAGCCAGTAGAGTAGCTAATTTCTTTACAAGTGAGATTTTACCACAGATTGATTACGGCCTCGATTTTCATACAGGGGGTGCCAGTCATAACAACTATCCGCAACTCAGAAGTGCCCTTGAATTGCCACAGGAAATGGAGCTGGCACAAGCCTTTGCACCACCATTAATTATAAAATCCCCGTTCAGAGATAAATCGTTGCGAAAAACTGCTGCCAAATCTGGTGTGCCTGTTTTGGTGTTTGAAGGTGGAGAGACATTGAGAATGCGTAAACAGGCTATTGATGCAGGCGTTGAGGGTGCATTGCGTGTTATGAAATATTTGGGAATGCGGGATGATGCACCAGAACCAGATAAAGAAACGATTTACATTAAAGAATCGACCTGGGTAAGAGCCAAGTATGCGGGGCTTCATCATAGTTACGTGCGTAATGGTAGTAAAGTAGAGAAAAATCAATTATTGGGTGTAATTACTGATCCGTATGGTCAGTTCGAGAAAAAGATAAAATCACCTATGGATGGCGTTGTAATAGGTATTAACAACTATCCGGTAGTGAATATGGGCGATGCGCTCATGCATATTGGAATGAAATAA
- a CDS encoding mechanosensitive ion channel family protein — MKKLLTFVLVLLTLFGYSQSPDSVTIDTVQSISLVDTLGAKNISQDTLKKDSVSAKTDSEQKIQVPPIHDLISIGKIFWSIVFLVVGYFVLRFLGTVLEKFAEKSTTYRITIKGFIPILKILGWAFILFIIIAGIFQPPINAVLTATASLGIAIGFAAQDIIKNIFGGIMILFDRPFQVGDKIEIGKFYGEVVEIGLRSTRIVTPDDSLVSVPNSEVMNTSVSNSNAGEPNCQVVAEIYLPITVDTTKVRQVAIEAAQVSKYIYLNKPIAVLFFNEVKERRSYLKMRLKAYVADIRYEFAFKSDMTELVMKELLKSKLIDPEDLK; from the coding sequence TTGAAAAAGTTGCTCACATTCGTTTTAGTCTTATTAACTCTATTTGGCTATTCTCAAAGTCCTGATTCTGTGACTATTGATACAGTACAGAGTATTTCTCTAGTGGATACATTAGGCGCGAAAAACATTAGTCAGGATACATTAAAGAAGGATTCTGTGAGTGCAAAAACAGATTCTGAACAAAAAATACAAGTACCCCCAATACATGACTTAATATCAATTGGCAAGATTTTTTGGTCAATTGTATTTCTGGTAGTAGGATATTTTGTTCTACGTTTTCTCGGGACAGTGCTGGAAAAGTTTGCAGAAAAAAGCACAACCTACCGTATCACGATTAAGGGATTCATACCAATACTTAAAATTTTAGGTTGGGCATTTATCTTGTTTATCATAATTGCAGGGATATTTCAACCACCCATTAACGCTGTACTTACAGCCACGGCTTCTTTGGGTATTGCCATTGGTTTTGCAGCTCAGGATATTATTAAAAATATTTTTGGAGGCATTATGATTTTGTTCGATCGACCTTTCCAAGTGGGCGACAAAATTGAAATAGGAAAGTTTTACGGTGAGGTAGTGGAAATCGGTTTACGATCTACTCGAATTGTAACACCTGATGATTCTCTCGTAAGTGTTCCAAACTCTGAGGTAATGAACACATCTGTTTCAAATTCCAATGCTGGTGAACCGAATTGTCAGGTAGTGGCTGAAATATACCTTCCTATAACGGTTGATACCACTAAAGTCCGTCAAGTGGCAATTGAAGCAGCACAAGTATCGAAATACATATACCTTAACAAGCCTATTGCAGTACTTTTTTTTAATGAAGTGAAAGAGCGCAGGTCTTATTTAAAAATGCGACTTAAGGCCTATGTGGCCGATATTAGGTACGAGTTTGCCTTTAAAAGCGATATGACAGAATTGGTGATGAAAGAGTTGTTGAAATCTAAGCTTATTGACCCAGAGGATTTGAAGTAA